In the genome of Entelurus aequoreus isolate RoL-2023_Sb linkage group LG08, RoL_Eaeq_v1.1, whole genome shotgun sequence, one region contains:
- the LOC133655009 gene encoding gap junction delta-3 protein-like codes for MGEWSFLGGLFDHLQAHSPMLGRFWLLLMLVFRILILGTVASDLFDDEQEEFSCNTLQPGCKQVCYDEAFPISQYRFWVFHIVLIATPSLLFLMYAMHHHNKRTSGSKSFPDYKETLQLRRLYIINVAFRIVAEVGFLVGQWWLYGFKVDAQYPCSRFPCPYTVDCFTSRPAEKTVFLCFYFAIGVLAAISSCMELLYSSAKWFCSTREKYASESPHSYKPGELVKKVSEKAGTEATTSSGRMKPRSQRSGKNLNRTKQENAKYNSRKTFVV; via the coding sequence ATGGGAGAATGGAGCTTTCTCGGCGGCCTCTTCGACCACCTCCAGGCCCACTCGCCCATGCTGGGTCGCTTCTGGCTCCTGCTCATGCTCGTCTTTCGGATCTTGATCCTGGGAACGGTGGCCAGCGACCTGTTTGACGATGAGCAAGAGGAGTTTTCTTGTAACACCCTGCAGCCGGGATGCAAGCAGGTTTGCTACGATGAGGCCTTTCCCATCTCCCAGTACCGCTTCTGGGTCTTTCACATCGTCCTCATTGCCACGCCGTCCTTGCTCTTTCTCATGTATGCCATGCATCATCACAACAAGAGGACAAGTGGCTCCAAGTCCTTTCCAGACTACAAGGAAACTCTGCAGTTAAGGAGGCTGTACATCATCAACGTTGCCTTCCGCATTGTCGCAGAAGTTGGCTTTCTTGTCGGACAGTGGTGGCTGTACGGCTTCAAGGTGGACGCCCAGTATCCCTGCAGCCGCTTCCCTTGTCCCTACACCGTAGACTGCTTCACCTCGCGTCCAGCAGAGAAAACGGTCTTCCTTTGCTTCTACTTTGCCATAGGAGTCTTGGCGGCCATCTCCAGCTGCATGGAACTTCTCTACAGCTCCGCTAAGTGGTTTTGCTCCACTCGAGAGAAATACGCCTCAGAGAGCCCCCACAGCTACAAGCCAGGGGAGCTTGTGAAGAAGGTTTCGGAAAAGGCCGGAACCGAGGCCACGACCAGCAGTGGGAGGATGAAGCCCAGGTCGCAGAGGAGCGGAAAGAATCTCAACAGGACGAAGCAGGAAAACGCAAAATACAACAGCAGGAAGACTTTTGTGGTGTGA